A genome region from Nicotiana tabacum cultivar K326 chromosome 13, ASM71507v2, whole genome shotgun sequence includes the following:
- the LOC107810431 gene encoding HMG-Y-related protein A-like, with product MATESFNKPPSYPEMICEAIEALNQEGGSNKSSISTYIESKYGDLGKDHSEFLTLHLDNMKQTGELIFLKNNYIKPGTDVPQKRGRGRPPKPKVPLPPGAESAEIAPPRPRGRPRKDPNAPPTSKKPKPTPATPNSTGRPRGRPRKVRPQSAQYGDDVEES from the exons ATGGCAACTGAAAGCTTCAACAAACCTCCATCGTACCCTGAG ATGATATGTGAAGCCATTGAAGCACTAAATCAAGAAGGGGgttcaaacaagtcatcaatatcaACTTACATTGAATCAAAATATGGAGATCTGGGTAAAGATCATTCAGAGTTTCTAACTTTACATTTGGACAACATGAAGCAAACTGGAGAGCTCATTTTCCTCAAGAACAATTACATTAAACCTGGTACAGATGTTCCTCAGAAAAGGGGTAGAGGCAGACCACCAAAACCTAAAGTTCCTTTGCCACCTGGTGCAGAATCTGCAGAAATTGCACCACCAAGGCCGAGAGGTAGACCAAGAAAAGACCCCAATGCACCACCTACTTCaaaaaagccaaagccaacaccagcaaccccaaattCCACAGGGAGGCCTAGGGGTAGGCCTAGGAAAGTTAGGCCACAGTCTGCACAATATGGTGATGATGTAGAGGAAAGCTGA